A stretch of the Clostridium fungisolvens genome encodes the following:
- a CDS encoding shikimate dehydrogenase yields MAERITGHTELIGLIAYPIRHSSSPRMHNEAFAKLGLDYAYLAFEVDNSTLEDTIKGFRAMKVRGSNVSMPNKTVVHKYLDKLSPAAELCGAVNTIVNDDGVLTGHITDGMGYMAALKDAGIDVIGKKMTIVGAGGAATAIEIQAALDGVAELSIFNIKDSFWERAEQTVRNINEKTNCKATLYDLSDLDTLKKEIESSYLFTNATGMGMKPLEGKTYIPDKSYFRPELIVVDIVYSPAETAMLKMAKEVGCKTMNGLGMMLFQGAAAFEMWTGKPMPIEYMKEILEIKY; encoded by the coding sequence ATGGCAGAACGTATAACAGGACATACTGAACTTATTGGATTAATTGCATACCCTATCAGACATTCAAGTTCACCAAGAATGCATAACGAGGCATTTGCAAAGTTAGGATTAGATTATGCTTATCTAGCATTTGAAGTTGATAATAGTACGTTAGAAGATACAATAAAAGGTTTTAGAGCAATGAAGGTAAGGGGAAGTAACGTTTCTATGCCTAATAAAACAGTTGTTCATAAGTATCTAGACAAATTGTCACCAGCAGCTGAACTTTGTGGAGCTGTAAATACTATTGTAAATGATGACGGTGTTTTAACAGGACATATAACAGATGGAATGGGTTATATGGCTGCTTTAAAAGATGCAGGAATTGATGTTATAGGAAAGAAGATGACGATTGTTGGAGCAGGTGGTGCTGCAACTGCTATAGAGATACAAGCGGCTTTAGATGGCGTTGCTGAGTTATCAATTTTTAATATTAAAGATAGTTTCTGGGAGAGAGCTGAACAAACTGTAAGAAATATTAATGAAAAAACAAACTGCAAAGCTACATTATACGATCTATCTGATTTAGATACATTAAAGAAAGAAATAGAAAGCAGTTATCTATTTACAAATGCAACTGGAATGGGAATGAAGCCTTTAGAAGGAAAGACTTATATACCTGATAAATCTTACTTCCGTCCTGAGCTTATAGTAGTAGATATAGTTTATTCTCCAGCTGAAACAGCAATGCTTAAAATGGCAAAAGAAGTTGGATGTAAGACAATGAACGGACTTGGTATGATGTTATTCCAAGGAGCAGCTGCTTTTGAAATGTGGACTGGAAAGCCTATGCCAATTGAATATATGAAGGAAATATTAGAAATAAAATACTAA
- a CDS encoding MFS transporter produces the protein MEQKINYKKYYITAFVLYLNYFIHGIGVSILAQYKQQFAAQWGAKLLANGTYDVSSVVMVIAALGLGRLVALPFAGPLSDKIGRRFSALIGISSYIIYLVGIALSPNASVAYLCALVGGIANSFLDTGVIPACMEILVESTGLASILTKLFISIGQLGLPMMIGYVAANHMSYKTLFFVMSALFIVIAILVSFMPMPKSSSESNGQTKQESLFQKIRSVKFTPTSIALILIGFTCTSTFQLWLNCIQEFAKSTGLKNPSVIQSYYSIGTIVAVILTAVLVKQTIKPVRILVVYPLIAMIMLIIVYVVKTPQITLIGGFVIGFSAAGGVLQLAVSTINDMFPKIKGIITSIIMIASSAANYAVLSVAGALTKSFGVNGPKYVLLLNIGITFVGVLLALYVNMSYRKVSVEKNSARA, from the coding sequence ATGGAACAAAAAATTAACTATAAAAAGTACTATATAACGGCATTTGTACTTTATTTAAACTACTTTATACACGGAATTGGGGTTTCGATTTTAGCACAATATAAGCAACAATTTGCAGCGCAATGGGGAGCGAAACTACTTGCAAATGGTACTTATGATGTCAGCTCTGTTGTAATGGTTATAGCAGCACTTGGACTTGGTCGTTTAGTGGCCCTTCCTTTTGCTGGACCGCTTTCAGATAAGATAGGTCGTAGATTCTCAGCACTTATAGGAATTTCATCTTATATTATATATCTAGTTGGGATAGCATTGTCACCAAATGCATCAGTTGCATATCTTTGTGCTTTAGTTGGTGGTATTGCAAACTCATTTCTAGACACAGGAGTTATACCTGCATGTATGGAAATACTAGTTGAATCTACTGGATTAGCAAGTATTCTAACAAAATTATTTATATCAATTGGACAACTAGGTCTTCCAATGATGATAGGATATGTGGCAGCAAACCATATGTCATATAAAACATTGTTCTTTGTAATGTCTGCATTGTTTATAGTTATAGCGATTTTAGTTTCATTCATGCCAATGCCTAAATCAAGCTCGGAAAGCAATGGACAAACTAAACAAGAATCCTTATTCCAAAAGATAAGGTCAGTAAAGTTTACGCCAACAAGTATTGCACTTATATTAATTGGATTTACATGTACTTCAACTTTCCAACTTTGGTTGAACTGTATACAAGAATTTGCAAAATCAACAGGTCTTAAGAATCCAAGTGTTATCCAATCATATTATTCGATAGGTACTATAGTTGCGGTTATTCTTACTGCAGTGCTTGTAAAACAGACTATAAAACCTGTTAGAATATTAGTTGTATACCCATTGATTGCAATGATCATGTTAATAATTGTTTATGTTGTAAAGACACCACAAATCACTTTAATAGGTGGATTTGTAATTGGTTTCTCAGCTGCAGGTGGTGTATTACAGTTAGCTGTTTCCACTATTAATGACATGTTCCCTAAGATTAAAGGAATAATTACAAGTATTATAATGATAGCATCAAGTGCAGCAAATTACGCAGTGTTATCAGTAGCTGGAGCATTAACTAAGTCTTTCGGAGTAAACGGACCTAAATATGTTTTATTATTAAACATAGGAATAACATTTGTTGGAGTATTACTTGCATTATATGTTAATATGAGTTATAGAAAAGTTTCGGTTGAAAAGAATAGTGCTAGGGCATAA
- the aroD gene encoding type I 3-dehydroquinate dehydratase — protein MNTVKIKNIVLGDGIPKICVPIVAKTKEDIIAEALSFKDIHVDVVEWRVDWFEGVFDIEKVKDVLKDLVPALNNIPLLFTFRTSKEGGEKAIEARTYAELNKAVAATGLVDLVDVEAFTGDEIVKDIIASAHASGVKVVASNHDFGKTPSKDDIIYRLRKMQDLGADIPKIAVMPKSKLDVLELLEATVIMSEKYADRPIITMSMAGTGVISRLTGEVFGSALTFGAAKKASAPGQIGVEDLYGVLQLLHKSIK, from the coding sequence ATGAATACAGTTAAGATTAAGAATATAGTATTAGGTGACGGTATTCCAAAGATATGCGTACCTATAGTAGCAAAAACTAAAGAAGATATAATAGCAGAAGCATTAAGTTTTAAGGATATACATGTAGATGTAGTAGAATGGCGTGTTGATTGGTTTGAAGGTGTTTTTGATATTGAAAAAGTTAAGGATGTTTTAAAGGATTTAGTTCCTGCTTTAAATAACATACCGCTTCTATTTACTTTCCGTACATCTAAAGAGGGCGGAGAAAAGGCAATTGAGGCAAGAACATATGCTGAATTAAATAAGGCAGTTGCTGCCACAGGCTTAGTTGACTTAGTAGATGTTGAAGCTTTTACAGGCGATGAAATAGTTAAGGATATAATCGCCAGTGCACATGCTTCAGGAGTTAAGGTTGTTGCATCAAATCATGACTTTGGAAAAACTCCATCAAAGGACGATATAATCTATCGTTTAAGAAAGATGCAGGATTTAGGAGCTGATATTCCTAAGATTGCTGTTATGCCAAAATCAAAGCTAGATGTATTAGAATTACTTGAAGCTACAGTAATAATGTCAGAAAAGTATGCTGATAGACCGATAATAACAATGTCTATGGCTGGAACCGGTGTTATAAGTAGATTAACTGGAGAAGTTTTCGGATCTGCTTTAACTTTTGGAGCTGCTAAGAAGGCTTCAGCACCTGGACAAATTGGTGTAGAAGATCTATATGGAGTATTACAGTTACTACATAAAAGCATAAAGTAA
- a CDS encoding LysR family transcriptional regulator, translating to MNLKQLEYFRVLAGMEHVTLAAEKLSITQPNLTYAISELEKELGVFLFEKQGRNIKLTKYGRFFLNYVTNSLNELEKGEKELKRLVNPTHGTIDLAFIYTLGPHFVPNMIKTFFSEEANKNISFNFSQGNTKNIIQGLKEEKFDLAFCSYVENEPNINFIPVTEQELVLIVSKDHPLAAFDTIDLKETEPYPFVYYNKLSGLRPIIDDLFAKVDFSPKIICEVEEDSAAGGLVSINYGIAVVPNAWVIKQFDVKTLKIVNPPHKRFIYLAYMKNKYLSPTVHLFKDFVLNGREDHFKNSENSDLLI from the coding sequence TTGAATTTAAAGCAACTCGAGTATTTTAGAGTATTGGCAGGTATGGAGCATGTTACTTTAGCAGCAGAAAAACTATCTATAACACAGCCTAATTTAACTTATGCTATATCTGAACTAGAAAAAGAATTAGGGGTGTTTCTATTTGAAAAACAAGGAAGGAATATCAAACTTACAAAGTATGGTCGTTTTTTTCTTAACTATGTGACTAATTCTCTTAATGAATTAGAAAAGGGAGAAAAAGAGTTAAAGAGACTAGTAAATCCAACTCATGGTACTATAGATTTAGCTTTCATATATACCTTAGGCCCTCATTTTGTTCCAAATATGATTAAAACCTTCTTTAGCGAAGAAGCAAACAAAAATATATCTTTTAATTTCAGCCAAGGCAACACCAAAAATATTATTCAAGGTCTAAAGGAAGAAAAATTTGATTTGGCTTTTTGTTCATATGTAGAGAATGAACCTAACATTAACTTCATTCCTGTCACAGAACAAGAATTAGTTCTTATTGTTTCGAAAGATCACCCTCTCGCTGCTTTTGATACTATAGATTTAAAAGAAACTGAACCTTATCCTTTTGTATACTACAACAAACTAAGTGGTCTTAGACCTATAATTGATGATCTCTTCGCAAAGGTAGATTTTTCTCCTAAAATCATTTGTGAAGTAGAAGAAGATAGTGCTGCTGGAGGACTCGTTTCAATCAACTATGGTATTGCTGTGGTACCAAATGCATGGGTAATAAAGCAGTTTGATGTGAAAACTCTTAAGATAGTAAACCCTCCCCATAAAAGATTTATCTACCTTGCATATATGAAAAATAAATATTTAAGCCCTACGGTTCACTTATTTAAGGATTTTGTTCTGAACGGACGAGAAGATCACTTCAAAAATAGTGAAAATAGCGACTTGCTTATTTAG
- a CDS encoding oxidoreductase translates to MMKYSNIFSPLKVKNMTIKNRIIMPPMGTNYASQNGEINSDHIKYYEQRAKGGTGLIIVENAAVEFPLGSNGTTQLRIDHDSFMPALYKLTERMHKYGACVAMQINHSGASAVPDRIGCQPVSSSNIPSKTGGAVPRPLEKEEILNIVEKYGKAAKRVQTAGFDAVEIHAGHSYLICQFLSPIYNKRDDEFGGSIENRARFARMVIDSVRAAVGPMFPIFLRISADELLEGGNTLEDTLKILEYLNEEVDVFNVSAALNDSLQYQIDNMNLEDGWRSYMSRAVREKFNKPTITTGNIRNPEVAENILSEGHADLIGMGRGLIADPNWVLKVKNNAEDTIRKCLSCNIGCAGHRIGLNRPIRCTMNPDTINEDEYKKLRVKKQTTVVVIGGGTAGLEAACTAAEVGCTTFLFEEKPYLGGLAKEISKLPDKKRISYLPEYLIRRAEGLSNLVIYTNTKADIKAIENLKPNVIVNATGSKPLLPPIKGLLERIDKSEENIYSILGLLNNMDKFEDAKDKKVVVIGGGAVGLDVVEYFAEKKAEVSIVEMMPMLGRDLDVITKLSMMDIIEKNKVNVHTGTALVEVASDHFKVKKDEKEQNLDFDYGFVCLGMRSENPILSDLQKHFAEKDVEVINIGDSSRTRKIIDGMAEGRDVILTLEKIGSI, encoded by the coding sequence ATTATGAAATATAGCAATATTTTTAGTCCATTAAAAGTTAAAAACATGACAATAAAAAACAGAATAATAATGCCACCGATGGGGACAAACTATGCAAGTCAAAACGGTGAAATAAATAGTGATCATATAAAGTACTATGAACAAAGAGCAAAAGGTGGAACTGGATTAATAATAGTGGAAAATGCAGCTGTAGAATTTCCTCTAGGATCAAATGGAACAACTCAGCTTAGAATTGATCATGACAGCTTTATGCCAGCGTTATATAAACTAACAGAGAGAATGCATAAGTATGGTGCTTGTGTAGCAATGCAGATAAACCATTCAGGTGCATCAGCAGTTCCAGATAGAATAGGTTGTCAGCCTGTTTCGTCATCAAACATTCCATCTAAAACTGGTGGAGCAGTTCCAAGACCACTAGAAAAGGAAGAAATACTTAATATAGTTGAGAAATATGGAAAGGCAGCAAAAAGAGTACAAACCGCAGGTTTTGATGCAGTAGAAATACATGCAGGACATTCATATTTAATATGCCAATTCTTATCACCTATATATAATAAGCGTGATGATGAATTTGGTGGTAGTATAGAAAATAGAGCTAGGTTCGCAAGAATGGTAATTGATAGCGTAAGAGCTGCTGTTGGACCAATGTTCCCAATATTCCTTAGAATAAGTGCAGATGAGCTTTTAGAAGGTGGCAATACTTTAGAGGATACTTTAAAGATATTGGAATACCTAAATGAAGAAGTTGATGTATTCAATGTTTCTGCGGCATTAAATGATTCGCTGCAGTACCAGATAGATAATATGAATCTTGAAGATGGATGGCGTTCATACATGTCTAGAGCTGTAAGAGAAAAATTTAATAAACCAACAATAACAACTGGTAACATCAGAAATCCAGAAGTTGCAGAAAATATTCTATCAGAGGGACATGCTGACTTAATAGGAATGGGCCGTGGGCTTATTGCTGATCCAAATTGGGTTCTAAAGGTTAAGAATAATGCAGAAGATACGATAAGAAAATGTCTCTCATGTAATATAGGATGCGCTGGTCATAGAATAGGATTAAATAGACCTATAAGATGTACTATGAACCCTGATACAATAAATGAAGATGAATATAAGAAGTTAAGAGTTAAAAAGCAAACTACTGTAGTTGTAATAGGTGGAGGAACTGCTGGCCTTGAAGCAGCTTGTACTGCAGCAGAAGTAGGATGTACAACATTCCTATTTGAAGAAAAGCCATATTTAGGTGGACTAGCTAAAGAAATTTCAAAGTTACCAGATAAAAAAAGAATTTCTTATTTGCCAGAATACTTAATAAGAAGAGCAGAAGGGTTAAGCAATTTAGTGATTTATACTAATACAAAGGCTGACATTAAAGCTATAGAGAACCTTAAGCCAAATGTTATAGTAAATGCCACTGGTTCTAAACCTCTACTTCCTCCTATTAAAGGCTTACTTGAGCGTATAGATAAAAGTGAAGAAAATATATATTCAATTTTAGGACTTTTAAATAATATGGATAAATTTGAAGATGCTAAAGATAAGAAAGTAGTAGTTATAGGTGGTGGAGCAGTAGGACTAGATGTTGTAGAATATTTTGCTGAAAAGAAAGCAGAAGTTTCTATAGTTGAAATGATGCCTATGCTCGGAAGAGATTTAGATGTAATAACAAAGCTTTCTATGATGGATATAATTGAAAAAAATAAAGTAAATGTTCATACTGGAACAGCTTTAGTAGAAGTTGCATCTGATCATTTTAAGGTAAAGAAAGACGAAAAAGAACAAAACTTAGATTTTGACTATGGATTTGTTTGCTTAGGAATGAGATCAGAGAATCCAATACTAAGTGATCTACAAAAGCATTTTGCAGAAAAAGATGTTGAAGTAATAAATATTGGAGATAGTTCAAGAACTAGAAAAATAATAGATGGCATGGCAGAAGGTAGAGATGTAATTCTTACATTAGAAAAGATAGGATCAATATAA
- a CDS encoding MFS transporter, with protein MFKSKYFKTALGIYISYCMLGMILILLSSNMAFLTKQFNTDAAGISFLISAEGIVRSATLYAAGRLSDKFGRKRFLCLAPLTMVVFLVGIPLSPSYGLAILFSAFAGISHAFMDAASYPTLMECFPKTPGTANVLIKAFVATGGALLPFIIAFFVERNMFYGNTFFLIALVVFLNGLFIMGRKFPKQNDIAATNDEVASNVRFSSEPVFRKEGIALIIIGFTSNSIYTAFQMWMPTFGQKILGMNQLTSLKFITYYSIGAIVSVFILAKLLQKTIKPILVTAVYPIIGIIFLIIVLIFKTKTVATISFALAGFSSAGVLQMAQTTMGELFWRNKGATIALVSTASGIAAAVIPASTGLILRHFGIVSVFYFMLGIYVIAIVASTIAKMRYDKVFGKNK; from the coding sequence ATGTTTAAAAGTAAGTATTTCAAAACAGCTCTGGGGATATATATTAGTTATTGTATGCTAGGAATGATACTAATCTTACTTTCCTCAAATATGGCATTCTTAACTAAGCAATTTAATACTGATGCTGCAGGTATTAGTTTTCTGATATCAGCAGAAGGGATAGTAAGATCTGCCACATTATATGCTGCAGGGAGATTATCTGATAAGTTTGGAAGAAAGAGATTTTTGTGCTTAGCGCCACTAACAATGGTAGTTTTTCTAGTAGGGATACCTCTTTCACCAAGTTATGGCTTAGCTATTTTGTTTTCAGCTTTTGCAGGTATATCTCATGCTTTTATGGATGCTGCCAGTTATCCAACTTTAATGGAATGTTTTCCAAAGACACCTGGTACTGCAAATGTTTTAATAAAAGCTTTTGTAGCAACTGGAGGAGCACTTTTACCTTTTATAATAGCCTTCTTTGTAGAGAGAAATATGTTTTATGGAAATACATTCTTCTTAATAGCTCTAGTAGTATTTCTTAATGGTCTATTCATAATGGGAAGAAAGTTTCCAAAGCAAAACGACATTGCCGCTACTAATGATGAGGTAGCTTCAAATGTAAGATTTTCATCAGAGCCTGTATTTAGAAAAGAAGGAATAGCCTTAATAATAATAGGATTTACTTCAAATTCTATATATACAGCGTTTCAAATGTGGATGCCAACTTTTGGACAGAAGATCTTGGGAATGAACCAACTAACCTCTCTAAAATTTATAACTTATTATAGTATAGGAGCTATTGTATCTGTATTTATATTAGCAAAACTACTGCAAAAAACAATTAAGCCTATATTAGTAACAGCAGTTTACCCTATAATAGGTATAATTTTTCTTATAATAGTATTAATATTTAAGACAAAAACTGTTGCGACTATAAGTTTTGCTTTAGCAGGTTTTTCATCTGCTGGAGTTTTACAAATGGCACAAACAACTATGGGAGAGTTATTCTGGAGAAATAAAGGTGCAACCATAGCTTTAGTTTCTACCGCTAGTGGTATAGCAGCTGCAGTAATACCAGCATCAACAGGGCTTATATTAAGGCATTTTGGGATTGTATCTGTTTTTTATTTTATGCTGGGTATATATGTAATAGCAATTGTAGCATCTACAATTGCAAAAATGAGATATGATAAAGTGTTTGGGAAAAATAAATAA
- a CDS encoding helix-turn-helix domain-containing protein, which yields MDIGEFSKITAIAIDTLRYYDKIKLLIPAKVNSRRMYTEEDVEKALIIIKLKKLNFSLDEIKAFFELEKNIEQSEEINDESVKEIEVCLKMIELKYKDIERQEEELRIVKTALNKMIIKTNSLIKNRCC from the coding sequence ATGGATATTGGAGAATTTTCAAAAATCACAGCTATAGCAATTGATACACTGAGGTATTATGACAAGATTAAATTACTAATTCCAGCAAAAGTAAATTCCAGAAGAATGTATACTGAAGAAGATGTTGAAAAGGCTTTAATTATAATAAAACTTAAAAAACTTAACTTTTCCCTTGATGAGATAAAAGCTTTTTTTGAATTAGAGAAAAATATAGAGCAGAGTGAAGAAATAAATGACGAGAGCGTAAAGGAAATAGAGGTTTGTCTTAAGATGATTGAATTGAAATACAAGGATATAGAAAGACAAGAAGAGGAACTTAGAATAGTTAAAACTGCTTTGAATAAGATGATTATTAAAACTAATAGTCTAATTAAAAACAGATGTTGTTGA
- a CDS encoding response regulator transcription factor: MYKIMIIEDEEKIRNIITDSLKKWGFDIYSVEDFSNVVGEFVSYSPSLVLMDINLPVFDGFHWCNQIRNISKVPVLFLSSRNTNMDIVMAVNMGGDDYITKPFSMEVLIAKINAVLRRTYSYSDASIDVINYNGVLLSLKDNTLLYENKSTELTKNEFKILYVLMKNHERIVSREKIMQELWEDESFIDDNTLTVNINRLRRKLNEIGLGEYIKTVKNQGYMIK, translated from the coding sequence ATGTATAAGATAATGATAATAGAAGATGAAGAAAAGATAAGAAATATAATAACAGATTCTCTTAAAAAATGGGGATTTGACATTTACTCTGTTGAAGATTTTAGTAATGTGGTTGGAGAATTTGTAAGTTATTCCCCAAGTCTTGTACTAATGGATATAAACCTACCAGTATTTGATGGGTTTCATTGGTGTAATCAAATAAGAAATATATCAAAGGTGCCAGTATTATTCTTATCTTCAAGAAACACAAATATGGACATTGTAATGGCTGTAAATATGGGTGGAGATGATTATATAACTAAGCCTTTCTCTATGGAGGTATTGATAGCCAAGATTAATGCTGTTTTGAGACGAACTTATTCTTACTCTGATGCTTCAATTGATGTAATAAATTATAATGGTGTATTACTTTCACTTAAAGATAATACGCTACTCTATGAAAATAAAAGTACTGAACTCACAAAAAACGAATTTAAAATACTATACGTACTGATGAAAAATCATGAAAGAATAGTAAGTAGAGAAAAAATCATGCAGGAACTATGGGAAGATGAGAGTTTTATAGATGATAATACTTTAACAGTAAACATAAATAGGTTAAGAAGGAAGTTAAATGAGATAGGGTTAGGGGAATATATAAAAACAGTAAAGAATCAGGGGTATATGATAAAATGA
- a CDS encoding sensor histidine kinase: protein MKSNLIYMITVSIIMLGFFILYDYAVKNKNIKSLKEIQKSEDKTPIFTEAFEYKDEIYQLIISDLYNEYVHSLRNIEESFSENGEFMMSWVHEIKTPITTAKLILDTISFQEQSTVTSLKEELDKIDSYVEKVLYYSRSNDFSKDYVISEAFINNVVKESVKKHSIIFIRKHINFLNKIDDRLTVDTDKKWLAFIIDQIVSNALKYTEDGGTISFYTSKNHNEIVLTIEDDGIGINREDIDRIFSKSFTGNNGRDNNLKATGMGLYLAKKLSTKLGHRLTVESEYGKGTKFNICFPLYGD, encoded by the coding sequence TTGAAATCAAATTTAATATATATGATTACTGTTTCAATTATAATGTTAGGATTTTTCATTTTATATGATTATGCTGTTAAAAATAAGAATATAAAAAGTTTGAAGGAAATACAAAAGTCAGAAGATAAGACACCTATATTTACTGAAGCTTTTGAATATAAGGACGAAATTTATCAGTTGATTATTTCTGATTTATATAATGAGTATGTACATTCCTTGAGAAATATAGAAGAAAGTTTTTCGGAGAACGGTGAATTTATGATGAGTTGGGTACATGAAATTAAAACACCGATAACTACTGCGAAGCTTATATTGGATACAATAAGTTTTCAAGAACAATCAACTGTAACATCATTAAAGGAAGAACTTGATAAGATAGATAGTTATGTAGAAAAGGTCCTATATTACTCAAGAAGCAATGATTTTTCAAAGGATTATGTTATAAGCGAAGCTTTCATAAATAATGTTGTTAAGGAAAGTGTGAAGAAACATTCTATAATTTTTATACGGAAACATATTAATTTTTTAAATAAAATTGATGATAGATTGACAGTGGATACAGATAAAAAATGGTTAGCATTTATAATAGATCAGATTGTATCAAATGCTCTTAAATATACCGAAGATGGAGGAACTATAAGTTTTTATACCTCTAAAAACCACAATGAAATAGTTCTTACTATAGAGGACGATGGTATAGGAATAAATAGAGAAGATATAGATAGAATATTTTCTAAGTCTTTTACCGGTAATAACGGCAGGGACAATAATCTTAAAGCTACCGGTATGGGGTTATATCTCGCTAAAAAACTTTCTACAAAGCTAGGCCATAGATTAACGGTAGAATCTGAATATGGAAAAGGGACAAAGTTTAATATTTGTTTTCCTTTATACGGGGATTGA
- a CDS encoding ABC transporter ATP-binding protein — protein sequence MEVLNIKNLKKVYGSKFGSVKYTALDNIDLKINEGEFVGIMGPSGSGKTTFLNVISTIDKPTSGSVYIDGNDVTKLKEPNLSKFRREKLGFIFQDFNLLDNMTLKENIVLPLALSKTSYSIIEKRLADITNKLGISEVLNKHPYEVSGGQKQRAAAARAMISNPSLILGDEPTGALDSKSSKELLGALNNLNENNKATILMVTHDVFAASYCKRVIFIKDGKLFNEIYKGDMTRKDFYQRILKILSVIGGDIDDIG from the coding sequence ATGGAAGTATTAAATATAAAAAACTTAAAAAAGGTATATGGATCAAAATTTGGATCAGTGAAATATACAGCTCTGGATAATATAGATCTAAAAATAAATGAAGGTGAATTTGTAGGGATAATGGGCCCTTCAGGTTCAGGAAAAACTACTTTTTTGAATGTAATATCAACCATAGATAAGCCTACTTCAGGGAGTGTATATATTGACGGTAATGATGTAACAAAGCTTAAAGAGCCAAATCTATCAAAGTTTAGAAGAGAGAAACTTGGTTTTATATTTCAAGATTTTAATCTTTTAGACAACATGACGCTTAAGGAAAATATAGTATTACCTTTGGCATTATCCAAAACTTCTTACTCAATTATAGAAAAAAGGTTAGCTGATATTACAAATAAGCTAGGAATAAGTGAAGTGCTTAATAAACATCCTTATGAAGTTTCCGGTGGACAAAAGCAAAGAGCAGCTGCTGCAAGAGCTATGATTTCTAACCCGTCTTTAATACTCGGGGATGAGCCTACAGGAGCGCTTGATTCCAAATCCTCTAAGGAGCTGTTAGGGGCTTTGAATAATTTGAATGAGAATAATAAAGCGACCATTCTTATGGTAACCCACGATGTTTTTGCAGCATCATACTGTAAGAGAGTTATATTTATAAAGGATGGAAAGTTATTTAATGAAATATATAAAGGTGATATGACAAGAAAAGATTTTTATCAAAGAATTTTAAAGATACTTTCTGTTATAGGAGGTGATATTGATGACATTGGTTAG